The following proteins are co-located in the Haliotis asinina isolate JCU_RB_2024 chromosome 13, JCU_Hal_asi_v2, whole genome shotgun sequence genome:
- the LOC137260050 gene encoding uncharacterized protein, whose product MEEKVYTVQEIIEYFEGRSGERFNSEIERFARGNAQNARAFRNLMRERRSADPQVPGTGLSNRGELGVTKDGPSREPVPTDHAYSVLEAHREGVPTEDDIMVEEDNTEFVTRGVQDLHTNEGDMENVSEDPSVAVFDTSDAGVEHISGVTGGDVDNSTVVGVVKGGMRNKQAVIDSDICITGSKRGSDGAGEAADDKPKDVVGVAGGAVKDSTVVGEVHGGMDNEQTIENSKIYSDGSFGGNLQFLDLNIRQRDDCEGQEGGVQSFKDCIIDLRKPDDASHTDKPSDDAECSQTQTGSASSAAGLSGAEPGDDTDDQDMQKKIREVKEQAEREEEERRLMQEKQAAMEEQLQTEQRERQHMQAEMQRISNEQRQHAAYRGHPNPVVVNPALASGGFVVAPAVARVVYVKPKTPNKGTGLLKNIKQFINDAKK is encoded by the exons ATGGAAGAGAAAGTGTATACGGTGCAAGAAATAATTGAGTATTTTGAAGGCCGGAGCGGTGAGAGATTCAATTCCGAGATTGAAAGGTTTGCAAGGGGAAATGCACAAAACGCGAGAGCCTTTAGGAATCTGATGAGGGAAAGAAGGTCAGCTGATCCCCAAGTACCTGGTACTGGCCTGTCTAATAGAGGTGAGCTTGGGGTGACCAAGGACGGACCAAGCAGGGAACCTGTCCCAACAGATCACGCTTATTCAGTCCTGGAAGCACATAGAGAAGGAGTCCCTACAGAAGATGACATCATGGTTGAAGAAGACAATACTGAATTCGTGACCAGGGGTGTACAGGATTTACACACTAATGAGGGTGACATGGAAAATGTCAGTGAGGACCCATCTGTTGCAGTTTTCGACACCTCTGATGCTGGAGTTGAACACATTTCTGGCGTCACCGGGGGAGATGTTGACAACTCCACTGTGGTAGGCGTGGTGAAGGGTGGAATGCGCAACAAACAGGCCGTAATTGATAGTGATATTTGTATCACAGGCAGTAAACGTGGGTCTGACGGAGCCGGTGAGGCTGCAGATGACAAACCGAAGGATGTTGTTGGAGTTGCAGGTGGTGCTGTCAAGGACTCTACCGTTGTTGGAGAAGTTCATGGTGGTATGGACAATGAACAGACCATAGAAAATTCCAAAATCTACTCTGATGGAAGCTTCGGTGGAAACCTTCAGTTCCTGGACCTGAACATCAGACAGAGAGATGATTGTGAAGGACAAGAAGGCGGCGTCCAGAGTTTCAAAGACTGCATCATTGACCTCCGTAAACCAGATGATGCAAGTCATACTG ACAAACCCAGTGATGATGCGGAATGCAGCCAGACCCAGACCGGATCTGCATCCAGTGCTGCTGGGTTATCTGGGGCAGAGCCAG GAGATGACACAGACGATCAAGACATGCAGAAAAAG ATACGGGAAGTGAAGGAGCAGGCTGAGAGGGAGGAAGAGGAACGACGACTGATGCAGGAGAAGCAAGCCGCTATGGAGGAACAGCTGCAAA CCGAACAAAGAGAAAGGCAACACATGCAGGCCGAG ATGCAGAGGATCAGCAATGAACAGCGACAACACG CCGCGTACAGAGGACATCCCAATCCTGTTGTCGTCAATCCTGCCCTGGCATCTGGGGGGTTTGTGGTAGCACCAGCCGTCGCGAGGGTCGTGTATGTGAAGCCGAAAACACCCAACAAAGGCACAG GCCTTTTGAAGAACATAAAGCAATTTATCAACGATGCAAAGAAATAA